One Gammaproteobacteria bacterium DNA window includes the following coding sequences:
- a CDS encoding BolA family transcriptional regulator, translating to MDRVTVIEARLRAALMPEHIEITDESAAHAGHAGARGGAGHYALTIVSPQFKGQTAIARHRMIYQALGELMHHEIHALRINALTPEEQ from the coding sequence ATGGACCGCGTCACCGTTATTGAGGCCCGGCTGCGGGCGGCGCTGATGCCGGAACATATCGAAATCACCGATGAGAGCGCCGCCCATGCCGGTCACGCCGGTGCCCGCGGCGGCGCCGGGCACTATGCACTGACGATCGTGTCGCCACAGTTTAAAGGCCAAACGGCAATCGCCCGCCATCGAATGATTTATCAGGCGCTAGGCGAGTTGATGCACCATGAAATTCATGCACTACGCATCAATGCGTTAACACCGGAAGAACAGTAA
- a CDS encoding YciI family protein: protein MYYVIKGTDRADSLAQRLAVRPAHVERLKALQQQGRLLLAGPLPAIDSEDPGPAGFVGSLIVAEFESLDEANRWAQADPYIAAGVYTAVTVEPFRKVFP from the coding sequence ATGTATTACGTCATCAAAGGGACAGACCGTGCCGATAGCTTGGCACAGCGGCTGGCGGTACGACCGGCGCACGTAGAACGGCTGAAAGCGTTGCAACAGCAAGGCCGGCTGTTGCTCGCCGGCCCGTTGCCGGCGATCGACAGCGAAGATCCCGGCCCAGCCGGATTCGTCGGCAGCTTGATCGTCGCTGAGTTCGAATCGCTCGACGAGGCTAACCGCTGGGCGCAGGCCGATCCGTACATCGCTGCCGGTGTTTACACCGCTGTCACCGTCGAACCGTTTCGCAAGGTCTTTCCGTAA
- a CDS encoding peptidylprolyl isomerase: protein MNPYRISVIALLIAGGVALSACGDKKQPAAQQDDGKVLATVNGQNITDKELTHYQQLRPSRDPNADPAKEKKAVLDEMVDRSLLTQRAESTGVDKDPEVQYLLKRWRENILVQAMVRQMLKDNPITDDELKARFQKEVDATHKTEYRVRHILVKNEDEAKDVIKELKSNKKADFAALAKKHSIDVQSGKNGGQLGGWVNQGMVVPEFFTAVTHLKKGEISSEPVKSDFGWHVIKVDDTRPAQIPTFEEFMANPQTKNNFYSKLRDEKMEQMLKDLRAKAKIELKELPVDTQQTTEAQPAQSQETTETKQQ from the coding sequence ATGAACCCCTATCGTATTTCCGTTATCGCGCTGCTAATCGCCGGCGGTGTGGCCTTGAGCGCTTGCGGCGACAAGAAGCAGCCGGCAGCGCAGCAAGACGACGGCAAAGTATTAGCGACCGTCAACGGTCAAAACATCACCGACAAAGAGCTGACGCATTATCAGCAACTACGGCCGTCGCGTGACCCGAACGCCGATCCGGCGAAAGAAAAGAAGGCGGTGCTCGACGAGATGGTCGACCGCTCGCTGTTAACGCAACGCGCTGAATCGACCGGTGTCGACAAGGACCCGGAGGTGCAATACCTGCTAAAACGCTGGCGCGAAAATATTCTCGTGCAGGCGATGGTCCGGCAGATGCTGAAGGACAATCCGATCACCGACGACGAGCTCAAGGCCCGCTTCCAGAAAGAAGTCGATGCCACGCACAAAACCGAGTACCGCGTGCGTCACATCCTGGTGAAAAACGAGGACGAAGCGAAAGACGTCATCAAGGAGCTGAAGTCAAACAAGAAGGCTGACTTCGCCGCGCTCGCCAAGAAACACTCGATCGACGTGCAGTCCGGTAAAAACGGCGGCCAGCTCGGCGGCTGGGTCAACCAAGGCATGGTCGTGCCAGAATTCTTCACCGCGGTAACGCATCTGAAAAAAGGCGAGATTTCGAGCGAGCCGGTGAAGTCCGATTTCGGCTGGCACGTCATCAAGGTCGACGACACGCGGCCGGCGCAGATTCCGACGTTCGAAGAATTCATGGCCAACCCACAGACCAAGAACAACTTCTACAGCAAGCTGCGCGATGAAAAGATGGAGCAGATGCTGAAGGATCTGCGCGCCAAGGCCAAGATCGAGCTGAAAGAACTACCGGTCGACACGCAACAGACGACCGAAGCGCAGCCGGCGCAAAGCCAAGAAACGACGGAAACCAAACAACAGTAA
- a CDS encoding septation protein A: MKFLYDLFPLLLFFAAFKAYDIYTASAVAIVASFVQVGGYWLKHRRFETMHLITLAIIVVFGGLTIALHDDTFIKWKPTLVYWVLGGLVLGSQWFGKKTAVERMLGNQLTLPAAVWARQNISWGLFFLVLGTLNLYVAFYFRLDLDAETRQNIWVNFKVFGLLGLTFIFMLAQGMLLARHLPDKPGKQTDRTS; the protein is encoded by the coding sequence ATGAAATTCCTGTACGACCTGTTTCCGTTGCTGCTGTTTTTTGCCGCCTTCAAGGCGTATGACATCTATACGGCATCGGCCGTGGCGATCGTGGCATCGTTCGTTCAGGTCGGCGGCTACTGGCTCAAGCATCGACGCTTCGAAACGATGCATTTAATCACGCTCGCCATCATCGTCGTTTTCGGCGGCCTTACAATCGCGTTGCACGACGACACCTTCATTAAATGGAAACCGACTCTGGTTTACTGGGTGCTCGGCGGGCTGGTCCTCGGCAGCCAATGGTTTGGAAAAAAAACCGCGGTCGAACGGATGTTGGGCAATCAACTGACCCTACCGGCGGCGGTCTGGGCGCGGCAAAACATTAGCTGGGGCCTGTTCTTTCTCGTGCTCGGCACGCTCAATCTATACGTCGCGTTTTACTTCCGGCTCGATCTCGACGCCGAAACGCGACAAAACATTTGGGTCAATTTCAAGGTGTTTGGCCTACTCGGGCTGACCTTCATCTTCATGCTCGCCCAAGGAATGCTGCTGGCGCGCCATCTTCCCGATAAACCCGGAAAACAAACCGATCGGACGTCATAA
- a CDS encoding esterase-like activity of phytase family protein: MRPAVKPAVQRATARSRALPLVFSFLLVSGVAAAPPAVSLNAKPVPLADNIAVGDIVQRIRFLGMLVIPNATVGGQRMGQLSDIAWDEATGVLYAVSDKGSLFHLQPTIRDNMLTDVQLLQAVPLRELATDKPLKGKRADAEGMDIVHRADGQTELIISFERYPRIMRYQPDGHPIGEYQLPPPLSNPKNYQDENAMLESVCSDTRYGVLTMPEEPLEREAAGYNRLYSLSGRSWRYPSEDNNNVVSLACLNNNQVLVLERDFGRLWNFRTTLKRITLAPYTEDAPLRPETLVTLDTVKGFQIDNFEGITHHRGKRFFLVSDDNDFFLERTLLLYIELID, translated from the coding sequence ATGCGACCGGCAGTTAAACCGGCGGTGCAGCGCGCGACTGCGAGGTCTCGCGCTCTACCGCTGGTCTTCAGTTTCCTGTTAGTCAGCGGCGTGGCGGCAGCGCCGCCCGCCGTCTCGCTCAATGCCAAACCGGTACCGCTGGCCGACAATATCGCCGTTGGCGATATTGTCCAGCGTATTCGCTTCCTCGGCATGCTCGTTATCCCTAACGCTACCGTCGGCGGTCAGCGTATGGGGCAACTGTCCGATATCGCTTGGGATGAGGCGACCGGCGTGCTCTATGCCGTCAGCGATAAGGGCTCGCTATTTCATCTGCAACCGACCATCCGCGACAACATGCTAACGGACGTGCAGCTGCTGCAAGCGGTGCCGTTGCGTGAGCTAGCGACCGATAAGCCGCTTAAAGGCAAGCGTGCCGACGCCGAAGGCATGGACATCGTTCATCGCGCCGATGGGCAAACCGAGCTCATCATCAGCTTCGAGCGCTATCCGCGCATCATGCGTTATCAGCCGGACGGCCATCCGATCGGCGAATACCAACTGCCACCGCCGCTTAGCAATCCGAAAAATTACCAAGATGAAAACGCGATGCTCGAATCGGTATGCTCGGATACACGTTACGGCGTACTGACGATGCCGGAGGAACCGCTCGAGCGTGAAGCCGCCGGCTACAACCGGCTCTACAGCTTGTCCGGCCGCTCGTGGCGCTATCCCAGCGAAGATAACAACAACGTCGTTTCATTGGCCTGCCTCAACAACAACCAGGTGCTGGTGCTGGAACGAGACTTCGGCCGGCTATGGAATTTCCGCACGACGCTGAAACGCATCACGTTAGCACCCTACACCGAAGACGCGCCGTTACGCCCGGAGACGCTGGTCACGCTCGATACCGTCAAAGGATTTCAAATCGACAACTTCGAAGGTATCACTCACCATCGCGGCAAGCGTTTCTTTCTTGTCAGTGACGACAACGATTTCTTTTTAGAACGAACGCTA